CAGTTGGCCGACGAGGAGTTCGGGGAGTACTACGAGCCGCGCACCGGGGAACCGCTCGGCAGCCACCAGCAGTCCTGGAGCGCGATGGCCGCCCTGGACTGGCTCACCGCGGACCGGTGGCGATGAGCACCCTGGCCGAGGATCTGGCGCTGCTGTACCCCAGCTGCGCCGACGAGGTGGGCGCCGCCCTGGACGCGGTGCTGGCCCGGCACGCCGAGGCGCTGCGCCCCGACGGCCGGCGCCGCACCTGGACCCAGCGCGACGCGATCCTGATCACCTACGCCGACTCCCTGTCGGCGCCCGGGCAGGCACCGCTGGCCACCCTGGCCGACATCCTGCCCCGGCTCACCGACGGCACCATCCCGACCGTGCACCTCCTGCCGTTCTACCCCTGGACCTCCGACGACGGCTTCTCCGTGGTGGACTACCTGGCGGTCGATCCAGCCGTCGGCACGTGGCACGACGTGGCGCACCTGCGCCGCCAGGTGGAACTGATGTTCGACGCCGTCATCAACCACGTCTCAGCGTCCTCGCCGTGGTTCGCCGGCTTCCTGGCCGACGACGAGCACCGCGACTGGTTCCTGGTGGTCGACGAGGACGCCGACACCAGCAGTATCGTGCGGCCCCGGACCCTGCCGCTGTTGACCGGGTTCGACACCGCCCGTGGCCGCGAGCACGTCTGGACGACGTTCAGCGCCGATCAGGTCGACCTCAACTACGCCGAACCGGCGGTGCTGCTGGCCGTGCTGGACGTGGTGCTCACCTACGTGCGCCGTGGCGCCTCGGTGATCCGGCTCGACGCGGTCACCTACCTGTGGAAGGAACTCGGCACCAGCGGCGTCCACCTGCCGCAGACGCACGCGGTGATCAGGGTGCTGCGCGCCGCCCTGGACGCGGTCGCGCCCGACGTCACGCTCATCACCGAGACCAACGTCCCCCACGCCGAGAACGTCTCCTACTTCGGCGACGGCCACGACGAGGCGCAACTGGTCTACAACTTCGCGCTGCCGCCGCTGGTGCTGCACAGCTTCGTCGCCGGCGACGCGTCCGCGCTCTCGGCCTGGGCGGCCGGGCTGACGACGCCCTCGCAGGAGACGAGCTTCTTCAACTTCCTGGCCAGCCACGACGGCGTCGGCGTCCGGGGCGCGGAGGGCATCCTGGCTGCGGCCGACCTGACGGCGCTCGCCGACCGCGTCCACGCCCACGGTGGCCACGTCAGCTACCGGGCGGTGGAGGACGGCGAGCGGGTGCCCTACGAGCTGAACATCAACTACTTCGACGCGCTGTCCGACCCGGCGGGCGACGAGCCCCTCGCCACGCAGGTGGCGCGGTTCCTGACCGCTCAGTCGATCATGGCGACGCTGCCCGGCGTGCCGGGCATCTACCTCCACAGCCTGCTCGGCTCCCGCGGCTGGCCCGCGGGCGTGGCGCTGACCGGCGCCAACCGCAGCATCAACCGCGAGAAGCTGGACCGCGACACCCTGCTGGCCGAGTTGTCCCACCCGGACGGCCGACGCGCCCGCGTCCTGCGCGGATACCAGCGGCTGCTGAGGGTCCGCTCGGGTCAGGCCGCGTTCGACCCGCGCGCGTCCGCCGCGGTGATCGACCTGGGGCCCGGCGCGTTCGCGCTGCTGCGCGGCAGCGGCCCCGAGGCCGTGCTGGCGGTGCACAACGTCACCGCCGAGCCGCTGCCGCTGCCCGCGGCGGGACACGACCTGCTGACCGACGCCGAGGTGGCGGCCGTGCCACCGTTCGGCACCGTGTGGCTGAACGGGGGTGCGCCGTGGGCCGCGTCCTGAGGTTCGTCGCGCCGGGCGAGGTGGACGTCGTCGACGAGCCCGATCCCCCGCTGGCGGCCGGCCAGGTCCGCGTCGACACCCTGTTCTCGGGCATCTCGGCCGGCACCGAGTTGTCGGCGTACCGCGGCACCAACCCGTACCTGACCAGGCGCTGGGACGCCGAGGCGCACCTGTTCCTCGACGCGGACGCCGCGGGCCCGGCCTACCCACTGGTGGGCTGGGGCTACAGCGAGGTGGGGGTCGTCGTCGAGGCCGCGCCGGACGTCACGGCGGTCGCCGTCGGCGACACCGTCTGGGGCATCTGGGGCCACCGCTCCCGCGCGGTGCTGCCGCAGGAGGCGTTGGCCGGGCACGTGGTGCCCGACGAAGTCGACCCGCGGGCGGCGACGTTCGTCCGCGTGGCGTCCGTGGCGCTCAACGGGGTGCTGAACACCCAGCTCGGCATCGGCTCGGTGGTCGGCGTCGTCGGCCTGGGCGTGATCGGGCTGCTCGCCACCCGGTTCGCGGTGCTGTCGGGCGCGACCGTGGTCGCGGTCGATCCCATCGCCGCCCGACGCGACCGGGCCGCTGCCTGGGGCGCGGCGCACACCTTCGCCCCCGGGGTGGGCCTGGCGGCCGACGTCCGCGACCTGACGCAGGGCCGCGGCGCCGACGTGGTGCTGGAGCTGTCCGGGTCGGCGCGCGCGCTGCACGAGGCCGTCCGGCTGGCCGGCCCGGAGGGCGTCGTGGTGGCGTCCGGCTTCTACCAGGGCGACGCCGAAGGGCTGCGGTTGGGCGAGGAGTTCCACCACAACCGGGTGCGGCTGCAGTCCAGCCAGATCGGCGCGGTACCGCCCCAACTGGCGGCACGCTGGACGCGCGACCGGCTCATCTTCGCCGCCGCGCAGCGCGTCCTGGCCGGCGATCCGGACGCCGCCGCCCTGGTCAGCGACACCTTCGGCCTCGACGAGGCAGCCGCCGCCTACGACCTGGTGGACCGGCGCGGGCACGAGGCGCTGCAGGTGCTGTTCAACTTCACCGGGAGCTGACGTGGACATCCCTGACCATCGCCCCCGTCTCCCGCGCCGCCCGCTCGGCATCGGGGTCCTGGGCTGCGGCACCATCGCGCGCACCGCGCACCTGCCCGCCTACCGCGACCACGGCCTGCCCGTGGTCGGGGTGTGGAGCCGCTCGGGCGCCGCCGACGTGCCGGGCGCGTTCCCGCAGGTGGGCCGGGTCTACGCGAGCGCCGAGGAACTGCTGGCCGACCCGGCCGTCGAGGTGGTGGACCTGGCCGGGGTCGCGCACGGCCGCGTGGACTGGATCGAACGCTGCGTGCGCGCCGGCAAGCACGTCCTGGCCCAGAAACCCCTGGTCACCGACCCGGCCGAGCTGGACCGGCTGCTGCCGATCCTGGACGCCGCGGCGGCCGCAGGACTGCGCGTCGCGGTGAACCAGAACGGCCGCTGGGCGCCGCCCTGGCGGCTGGCGACACTGCTGATCCGGGCGGGGGCCATCGGCGAGGTGGTCGGCGTGACGCACCTGCACGACAAGCCGCTGCCGCCGATCGTCGGCACCCCGTTCGACGACCTGGAGCACATGCTGGTCAGCGACTACCTGATGCACTGGATCGACATCACCACCGCCTGGATGGGCCCCTCGTCCCGGGCCGCCGCGTGGGAGGCCCGCGTGCCGGGCCAGCCGGATCACGCCCAGAACCCCTGGTCGGCGACGGTGTCGCTGGCCACCGAGTCCGGCGCGACCGCGGTGCTGCGCGTCGTCGGGGAGGCCCGCGCGAGCGCCGGGGGCTGCCCGTTCTGGATCCACGGCACCACCGGCACGCTGCGCGGCAGCGTCCTGCTCGGCTCGGATCGGCTCAGCCTGGAGCGCGACGGACGGACCACCGACCACCCGCTGACCGGGCAGTGGTTCACCGACGGGTTCGCCGGCACGATGGCCGAGCTGATGTGCGCCGTCGAGGAGGACCGCGAACCCGAGAACGCCGCCCGCACGGTCGCGGACTCCGTCGCGGCGATGCTGGCCGCGCTGGCGTCGGCGCGCGCCGGGGGCGTCCCCCAGCCGGTGCGGGCGGTGACACCGTGATCGTCGACGATCTGCGGCTCGGCCCCCACGCACGGGTCTACGCCGAGGGCTGGCAGAGCTGGAGCGCGACGGGGTGGTCGGCCGCGTCCGCGTCCGGGCCGGCACCCCAGACCGAGTGGCAACGGCTGATGCGATTCCGGCCCGACTCCCCGCTGAGCAACACCGGGCGTCAAGGCGAGGGCCTCCTGCTGGTGGACCCGGGCGACGGCTCGCCGGTGCTGCGCTACGCGGGCGCCACGGACGAGGTGCCCAGCATCCGCACCACCCCCACGGAGGTTCCCGGCGGCACGACGCTGAGGATCGACGCGTCCGGGCCGGTGCGCCGCAGCGAGCATGCCGACGCCGCCGAGGCGCTGGCCGGCTTCGCGGACGCGGTGGCCGCCGAGCGCGACGTGCGCGTCCGGCCGGCCCCGCGGGTGTGGTGCTCGTGGTACCGCTACTTCGAGGACGTCACCGCCGCCGACATCGCCGAGAACCTCGCCGCGATCGACGCCGCCGGGCTCGAGGTCGAGGTGATCCAGATCGACGACGGCTGGAGCCCCGGCCTGGGTGAGGGCGCGCGTCCGGACCCGGGGTTCGGCCACCTGCCCGGTCTGGTCACCGCCATCCGCGACTCCGGGCGGGCCGCAGGGCTGTGGCTGGCCCCGTTCCTGGTCGGCCGCGACACCACCCTGGCCCGCCGGCACCCCGACTGGCTCACCGGCCCGGCGGGCTACAACTGGGGCCAGGATCTGGTCGGCCTCGACCTGACTCACCCAGGCGTCCGGGAGCACCTCGCCGACACCGTCGCGTGGGCGGTCGGGCTGGGGATCAGCTACCTCAAGCTCGACTTCCTCTACGCCGGCGCGCTGCCCGGCCCCCGGCACAGCGGGGCCGCGCCGTTGGCGTCCTACCGCGACGGGCTGGCGCTGATCCGCGAGGCAGCCGGCCCCGACGCGTACCTGGTGGGGTGCGGCGCTCCGCTGCTGCCGTCGGTGGGGCTGGTGGACGCGATGCGCGTCTCCCCCGACACCTTCCACGAGGGCGGTCAGGACGGCTCAGCCGGACTGCGCGGGGCCCCCAACGTTGCCGCCCGCACCTGGCAGGACGGCCGCTGGTGGGCCAACGACCCCGACTGCCTGGTGATGCGGCCCTCCTTCGTGCTGCGCGACGCGTGGGCGGAGGCCATCACCGGACGCGGGACGCTGCGCTCCTTCTCCGACCGGGTCGCCGACCTGGACGCCCACGGCCTGGCCGCCGTCCGCCGCCACCTGTCCCCGGCGCCGTGATGCGCGCCGGGGACGCCCTCGAACCGGGCACCGCACTGCACCGCCGGTACGAGAGCCTTCAGGCGGCCCCGCGCGGCCGACACGCCGCGCCGCCGCCGCCCGCCGGGCCGTTGCCCGAGGCGTCCGCGCTCCTCGGGCGGCTACCCGGGCCCTGGGTCGCCGGGCGACCCGACTACCGCGCCTGCTACGACTACGCGGTCGCGACGTTGCTGGGGTCACGCCGGGCGCCCCAGCCGGGCAGCGGCTTCGTCAGCCCGTTCCTGGACAGCGCGTTCAACGACAACGTGTTCTGGTGGGACTCCTGCTTCATCACCATGTTCGCTCGACTGCTGCACCCGTACGTGCCGGGCATCTGCTCGCTGGACAACTTCTACGCCCGCCAGTTCGACGACGGCGAGATCTGCCGCGAGATCAACGCCACCACCGGGCGCGACCTGCCGTGGTGGACCAACCTGGACGGCGGGCCGCTGTACTCGTTCTACGACCGCGCCTACGGCTACCGCTCGCTGACGTCGGCCGCCCCCGACCTGGACCTGGCCACCTGCCGCCGCCCGGATCTCGGCCGCGTGCCGGCCGCGCCGCCGCACCTCACGCTCGACGCGCTGAACCACCCCGTCGCGGCGTGGGCCGAGTGGCTCAGCTTCACCCAGACCGGCGACCTGGACCGGCTCGAACGCGTCCTGCCGGCGCTGGCCGCCTACCACGCAGCGCTCGAGGAGCACCTGGGTCACGCCGAGGGGCTCTACGTCTCGGACTGGGCCAGCATGGACAACTCGCCCCGCAACGCGCGGCTGGGCTTCGGCGTCGACACCGCCTGCGAGATGGTGCTGGACGCCCGGCACCTCCTCCAGATCGCCGCGGCGCTGCGGGCAGCCGGACGTCGCGCCGACCTGGACGACGCCGCGCTGGGGCGCCGCGCCGAGGCGACCGATGCGGCGATCAACGCGCTGATGTGGGACCCCGAGCGGGCCTTCTACGTCGACCTGGACGCCGACCGCGTGCGGATCGAGGTGCGGACCATCGCCGGATTCTGGCCGCTCATCGCGGGAGTGGCGCGCGGCGAGCGGGCCGACGCGCTGGTGGCCGCCCTGCTGGATCCCGCCGCGTTCGGTCGCCTCAACCCGGTGCCGTCGGTCGCCGCCGACGAGCCCGGCTACGTGCCCGAGGGCGGCTACTGGCGCGGCGGCACCTGGTCGCCGACCAACCAGATGGTGATCGCCGGGCTGGCCGCCGTCGGCCGTCACGACCTGGCCCGGGAGTTGGCCACCCGGCACCTGGACGCCGTGTGCCGGGTCCACGCAGACACCGGCACCATCTACGAGTACTCCTCCCCCGACCTGCTCAGCGCGGGCGCCAACGACCATCCGGCGTTCGTCGGCTGGTCGGGCATGGCGCCGATCGGCTTCCTGATCGAGCGGGTGATCGGGCTGCAGGCCGACGCCCCCACTGCGAGGCTGACGTGGCGGCTGCCCGCCGCCGGGCCCGACTGCGGCGTCGAGCGGTACTGGTTCGGCGGGATCACCGCGGACCTGGCGTTGCGTCATACCGACCGGGAACGCGTCGTCGAGGTGACCGCGGACGGGCCGTTCACCCTGGAACTGGTCGGAGCCACCGGCACCAGCCGCCATGCGGTCACCGCCCGGCACCGGTTCGAGGCACCGTGAGCCCCGTCATCGTCGTCTACGGCGACAGCATCTCGTCCGGCAGCCACGGCGACGGCGGCTACCTCCCCGCCCTGGCCGAACTCGGCGAGGTGCGCAACCACGCGATCGGCGGCAGCCCGCTCGCCCCGACCGCTCCCGGTTCGCTGGTCGAGGTGCTGGCCGACCCGGCCCGACTCCACGCCGACGCCGACGTCGCGGTGGTGTGGCACGGCTCCAACGACTGGTTCTGGGGCAGCCCGCTCGGCGACCCGGACGCCCCCGACCCCGACTCGTTCCGCGGCGCGCTGCGGCGCTGCCTGGCGATGCTGCGGGCAGCCGCTCCGGGCGTCGGCGTCCTGGCGCCGCTGCCGCTGCCGCGGTTCGAGGCCCCCGCGGGTGCCGCGGAGCCGGGCGACGCGCACCTGACCCCCAACCATGTCGGGGCCACCCTGGCCGACTACGCCGGCGTCCTCCGAGGGGAGGCCGACCGCCTCGGCTACCGGATCGTGGACCTCGCCGGCGCCGGCCTGAGCACCGCCACGCCGGAGCTGTACGAGGACAGGGTGCACCCCAACGCGGCGGGCTACGCGCGACTCGCCCCGTTGCTCGCCGCCGCCGTCACCGGCCTGCTGGCGGCGCCGTGATCGCCGCGGTCGACCTGGGCGGCGGCACCATCCGGCTGGGGCTGCACGACGGGAACGGCTGGGTCGAGCGAGTGCGCCTGCCCAACACCGACCAGCCCGCCGACCTCGACGCCGCGGCGGCCCAGTTGACCCGCTGGCGCGCCGCACACGGCGCACCGACCCGGGTCGGGGTCGCGATCCCTGGCATCGTCACCGCGGACGGCACGGGGCTGGCCTCGGCGCACGGCAAGTACGCCCACCTGCGCGGCCGCGACCTGCGCGCCTGGGCCGCGGCCGCCGCCGGAGCCCCGGCGCGCGTCGAGAACGACGCCCGCGCCGCCCTGCTGGGCGAGGCCGCGGCCGGCGCCGCGCACGGCTGCCGGGACGCCGTCCTGCTGATCGTCGGCACCGGCATCGGTACCGCCGCCCTGGTCGACGGACACCTGGTTCGGGGCGCACACGGTCACGGCGGCGTCCTGGGCGGCCACGTGACCATCGACCTCGCCGGCGCCGCCTGTCCCTGCGGCAACCTCGGCTGCGCCGAGACGCTGGGCGGATCGTGGGCGCTGGCTGGGCTTGCGGCCACCCGGCCCGACTACGGGGCCTCGCCGCTGGCGTCCGGCCCCGTCGGGTTCCGCGAGGTGATCGCGGCCGCGGACGCGGGCGACCCGTGCGCGGCGGCGGTCCTGGACCGCGCCCTCGCGTCCTGGGCCGCGGTGCTGGTGACGCTGATCCACCTCTTCGACCCCGAGCGCGTCGTGCTGGCCGGCGGCCCGCTGTGCTCCGCGCCCGCGCTGGTCTCCGGGCTCCGCGGCCGCGTCGCCTCCCACCTGTGGTCGGGGATCGCCTGCCCCGACCTCGTCGTTTCCCCGCGCCCGAGGAGTCGGTGCTCCGCGGGCTGATCCAGCTTGCCTCCCGAGCAGAACAGGAACCCGCGCCATGACCGCGCCCCGGACGCCCGACTACGACCCGCACCCCGTGATCGAGGTGCCCGGCACCGCCCTGCGGGGCGCCGACCTGTGGCACGCCCTCAACACCGACGCACGCGCCCGCGGCGGCGAGCGGCCCGTCATCGTGCTGGACACCTACCCCGCCACCGACACCCCCGGCCTCGTCGCGCAGGCCCTGGCCCACCTGCCGGGCTACACCGCGCTCGACGTCGAGGAGGCCGCCCTGCCCATCTCCGCGATCGACGCCCTGATCGGACGCCACCTCACCGACGACCGCGTGTTCGGCGTCCTGGCCCCGCATCGGCTCGCCGAGTTCTACGATCCCGACGCACTGGACGCGCTCACCACGTCCGTGGCCGCGGCGCCAGGACCGCTGCTGGTCCACGGCTGGGGCGCCGCCCTCGCCGCGCCGGCCCGCGCGGTGCTCGCCCTGGTCGACCTGGCCCGCTGGGAGATCCAGCAGCGTTACCGGGGCGGGACGCCGAACTGGCGCTGCCCGCGTCCCGAGGACGACGTGCTGCGGGCCTACAAGCGCGGCTTCTTCGTGGAGTGGCGCGTCGCGGACGCCCACAAGCGCGGCCTGTTCGACCGGCTCGACTGGGTGCTGGACGGCAACGCGTCCGAGCCGGTCGGGCTGTCCGGGGCCGACTTCCGGGCGGGCATGGCGTCTGCCGCTCGGCGTCCGTTCCGCCTGGTGCCGTACTTCGACCAGGGCGTGTGGGGTGGCCACTGGATGCAGGAGAGGTTCGGGCTGCCGGCCGCGACCAACTACGC
Above is a window of Propioniciclava coleopterorum DNA encoding:
- a CDS encoding sugar phosphorylase, with protein sequence MSTLAEDLALLYPSCADEVGAALDAVLARHAEALRPDGRRRTWTQRDAILITYADSLSAPGQAPLATLADILPRLTDGTIPTVHLLPFYPWTSDDGFSVVDYLAVDPAVGTWHDVAHLRRQVELMFDAVINHVSASSPWFAGFLADDEHRDWFLVVDEDADTSSIVRPRTLPLLTGFDTARGREHVWTTFSADQVDLNYAEPAVLLAVLDVVLTYVRRGASVIRLDAVTYLWKELGTSGVHLPQTHAVIRVLRAALDAVAPDVTLITETNVPHAENVSYFGDGHDEAQLVYNFALPPLVLHSFVAGDASALSAWAAGLTTPSQETSFFNFLASHDGVGVRGAEGILAAADLTALADRVHAHGGHVSYRAVEDGERVPYELNINYFDALSDPAGDEPLATQVARFLTAQSIMATLPGVPGIYLHSLLGSRGWPAGVALTGANRSINREKLDRDTLLAELSHPDGRRARVLRGYQRLLRVRSGQAAFDPRASAAVIDLGPGAFALLRGSGPEAVLAVHNVTAEPLPLPAAGHDLLTDAEVAAVPPFGTVWLNGGAPWAAS
- a CDS encoding zinc-binding dehydrogenase, producing MGRVLRFVAPGEVDVVDEPDPPLAAGQVRVDTLFSGISAGTELSAYRGTNPYLTRRWDAEAHLFLDADAAGPAYPLVGWGYSEVGVVVEAAPDVTAVAVGDTVWGIWGHRSRAVLPQEALAGHVVPDEVDPRAATFVRVASVALNGVLNTQLGIGSVVGVVGLGVIGLLATRFAVLSGATVVAVDPIAARRDRAAAWGAAHTFAPGVGLAADVRDLTQGRGADVVLELSGSARALHEAVRLAGPEGVVVASGFYQGDAEGLRLGEEFHHNRVRLQSSQIGAVPPQLAARWTRDRLIFAAAQRVLAGDPDAAALVSDTFGLDEAAAAYDLVDRRGHEALQVLFNFTGS
- a CDS encoding Gfo/Idh/MocA family protein — its product is MDIPDHRPRLPRRPLGIGVLGCGTIARTAHLPAYRDHGLPVVGVWSRSGAADVPGAFPQVGRVYASAEELLADPAVEVVDLAGVAHGRVDWIERCVRAGKHVLAQKPLVTDPAELDRLLPILDAAAAAGLRVAVNQNGRWAPPWRLATLLIRAGAIGEVVGVTHLHDKPLPPIVGTPFDDLEHMLVSDYLMHWIDITTAWMGPSSRAAAWEARVPGQPDHAQNPWSATVSLATESGATAVLRVVGEARASAGGCPFWIHGTTGTLRGSVLLGSDRLSLERDGRTTDHPLTGQWFTDGFAGTMAELMCAVEEDREPENAARTVADSVAAMLAALASARAGGVPQPVRAVTP
- a CDS encoding glycoside hydrolase family 36 protein — protein: MIVDDLRLGPHARVYAEGWQSWSATGWSAASASGPAPQTEWQRLMRFRPDSPLSNTGRQGEGLLLVDPGDGSPVLRYAGATDEVPSIRTTPTEVPGGTTLRIDASGPVRRSEHADAAEALAGFADAVAAERDVRVRPAPRVWCSWYRYFEDVTAADIAENLAAIDAAGLEVEVIQIDDGWSPGLGEGARPDPGFGHLPGLVTAIRDSGRAAGLWLAPFLVGRDTTLARRHPDWLTGPAGYNWGQDLVGLDLTHPGVREHLADTVAWAVGLGISYLKLDFLYAGALPGPRHSGAAPLASYRDGLALIREAAGPDAYLVGCGAPLLPSVGLVDAMRVSPDTFHEGGQDGSAGLRGAPNVAARTWQDGRWWANDPDCLVMRPSFVLRDAWAEAITGRGTLRSFSDRVADLDAHGLAAVRRHLSPAP
- a CDS encoding MGH1-like glycoside hydrolase domain-containing protein — translated: MRAGDALEPGTALHRRYESLQAAPRGRHAAPPPPAGPLPEASALLGRLPGPWVAGRPDYRACYDYAVATLLGSRRAPQPGSGFVSPFLDSAFNDNVFWWDSCFITMFARLLHPYVPGICSLDNFYARQFDDGEICREINATTGRDLPWWTNLDGGPLYSFYDRAYGYRSLTSAAPDLDLATCRRPDLGRVPAAPPHLTLDALNHPVAAWAEWLSFTQTGDLDRLERVLPALAAYHAALEEHLGHAEGLYVSDWASMDNSPRNARLGFGVDTACEMVLDARHLLQIAAALRAAGRRADLDDAALGRRAEATDAAINALMWDPERAFYVDLDADRVRIEVRTIAGFWPLIAGVARGERADALVAALLDPAAFGRLNPVPSVAADEPGYVPEGGYWRGGTWSPTNQMVIAGLAAVGRHDLARELATRHLDAVCRVHADTGTIYEYSSPDLLSAGANDHPAFVGWSGMAPIGFLIERVIGLQADAPTARLTWRLPAAGPDCGVERYWFGGITADLALRHTDRERVVEVTADGPFTLELVGATGTSRHAVTARHRFEAP
- a CDS encoding SGNH/GDSL hydrolase family protein, giving the protein MSPVIVVYGDSISSGSHGDGGYLPALAELGEVRNHAIGGSPLAPTAPGSLVEVLADPARLHADADVAVVWHGSNDWFWGSPLGDPDAPDPDSFRGALRRCLAMLRAAAPGVGVLAPLPLPRFEAPAGAAEPGDAHLTPNHVGATLADYAGVLRGEADRLGYRIVDLAGAGLSTATPELYEDRVHPNAAGYARLAPLLAAAVTGLLAAP
- a CDS encoding ROK family protein, which translates into the protein MIAAVDLGGGTIRLGLHDGNGWVERVRLPNTDQPADLDAAAAQLTRWRAAHGAPTRVGVAIPGIVTADGTGLASAHGKYAHLRGRDLRAWAAAAAGAPARVENDARAALLGEAAAGAAHGCRDAVLLIVGTGIGTAALVDGHLVRGAHGHGGVLGGHVTIDLAGAACPCGNLGCAETLGGSWALAGLAATRPDYGASPLASGPVGFREVIAAADAGDPCAAAVLDRALASWAAVLVTLIHLFDPERVVLAGGPLCSAPALVSGLRGRVASHLWSGIACPDLVVSPRPRSRCSAG